From Plasmodium yoelii strain 17X genome assembly, chromosome: 11, a single genomic window includes:
- a CDS encoding anaphase-promoting complex subunit 11, putative, whose protein sequence is MPKVTVKKIHAVARWKWIGSSVDNICAICNNSLENTCTICIRPGNSCPPAFGKCGHHFHLHCMEKWIRQNKLTCPCCRAAWYYKTQ, encoded by the coding sequence atgcCCAAAGTAAccgtaaaaaaaattcatgcAGTTGCAAGATGGAAATGGATTGGATCATCAGTTGATAATATATGTGCAATTTGTAATAACTCCTTAGAAAATACTTGCACAATTTGTATAAGACCGGGGAATAGCTGCCCTCCAGCTTTTGGAAAGTGTggtcatcattttcatttacaTTGTATGGAAAAATGGATAAGACAAAATAAGTTAACGTGCCCATGTTGTCGAGCAGCTTGGTATTACAAAACACAGTAA
- a CDS encoding CPW-WPC family protein, with product MNKIFYFFLFFFGLSNCMFPWTKKRKAVNQMMIIKDMSNEIKRKSESLPTQKDIANQIHKIDKEVIDNLNKEIIKEQNIIKHKPHVCSEPSYERDYSYLCPDDWVKNSSDQCWGIDYDGHCESLKYFQDYTDDEKKEFELNCCVSWPKLKKTSHKQKREDTLRGSINPNNGLIVKPNK from the exons atgaataaaatattctacttttttttgtttttttttgggcTTTCTAATTGTATGTTTCCATGGACAAAAAAGAGAAAGGCgg TGAAccaaatgatgataataaaag ATATGTCCAATGAGATAAAAAGGAAGTCTGAATCTTTGCCAACCCAAAAGGACATT GCAAACCAAATACACAA AATAGACAAAGAAGTTAtagataatttaaataaagaaataattaaagaacaaaatataataaaacacaAACCTCATGTATGTTCAGAGCCTTCTTATGAAAGGGACTATTCTTATTTGTGTCCAGATG aTTGGGTAAAAAATTCTAGTGATCAATGTTG GGGCATAGATTATGATGGACATTGCGAGTCCCTTAAATATTTCCAAGATTATACTGATGACGAAAAAAAGGAATTT GAACTCAATTGTTGTGTATCTTGGCCAAAGTTGAAGAAGACATCACATAAACAAAAAAGAGAAGATACTTTAAGAGGATCA ataaatccaaataacggaTTAATTGTTAAACCAAATAAATGA
- a CDS encoding GAS8-like protein, putative, whose translation MEKLKKGPKKKKISAKKKEERIGYMKELKKINKDINSEQKIVDEINSKINNIDANIFLGYHDIKILKLELKNKEIEFEENKSRQLLSSRKIENTINKYVLKCYESFLKTLEENEIQLHDKFKTFQVEEKRHLSDKEYNKLITDSNVNHINKMSSMVLSQNEIINELNKRFIKNLKIIRENYSKKIDMEREENDKKRQKIIFDLQKEKNENIKKILTEYNEKIINIQNYFKLILDDQLEMIYQLEDEKLSKRKNYFSKKKNLEDLKRNICSNKKILHQLEKDISSLQANAVDYEQLKINLKRIKEKRNRQQNVLTDLKLETNVKKLLFEKISKQYEEVYNQNRFKLYDRLQKILLENYFLETKIKLQNETLEINTIELNKWKECVDPEQNEVINKALTTMFQKFEILKKEVEDLVDKNEQNKENYEAMMHLNYFSNDDLDVLKRENI comes from the exons ATggaaaaattgaaaaagggaccaaaaaaaaaaaaaataagtgctaaaaaaaaagaagaaagaATTGGCTATATGAAGGAG ctaaaaaaaataaacaaagaCATAAATTCTGAACAAAAAATAGtagatgaaataaattcaaaaattaataatatagatgctaatatatttttaggaTACCATGATATAAAG ATATTAAAActggaattaaaaaataaagaaatcgaatttgaagaaaataaatcaagACAACTTTTATCATCCagaaaaattgaaaatactataaataaatatgtactaAAATGTTATGAATCTTTTTTGAAAACtttagaagaaaatgaaatacaACTTcatgataaatttaaaacGTTTCA aGTTGAAGAAAAAAGACATTTATCAGACAAAGAATACAATAAGCTAATAACAGATTCAAATGtaaatcatataaataaaatgagtTCTATGGTTTTATCTcaaaatgaaattataaaCGAACTTAATAAACGATTTATAAAAAACCTTAAAATAATTCGAGAAAATTATTCCAAAAAAATCGATATG GAAagagaagaaaatgataaaaaaagacagaaaattattttcgatttacaaaaggaaaaaaacgaaaatatcaa aaaaattttaacagaatataatgaaaaaattataaatattcagAATTATTTTAAACTTATTTTGGATGATCAATTAGAAATGATCTATCAGCTAGAg GATGAGAAACTTTCGAAAaggaaaaattatttttctaaaaaaaaaaatttagaagACTTAAAAAGGAATATCTGTTCtaataaaa AAATATTGCATCAGTTGGAAAAAGATATATCGTCTTTACAAGCTAATGCAGTAGATTATGaacaattaaaaattaatttgaaacgaataaaagaaaaaagaaatagaCAACAAAATGTTTTAACTGATTTAAAATTAGAAACTAATGTAAAGAAGCTactttttgaaaaaatatccaAACAATACGAAGAAGTTTATAATCAGAATCGATTCAAGTTATATGATCGACTTCAAAAAATTTTACTAGAa aACTACTTTTTGGAGACAAAGATTAAGTTACAAAATGAAACCCTCGAAATAAATACCATAGAG CTGAACAAATGGAAGGAGTGTGTAGATCCTGAACAAAATGAAGTGATTAACAAAGCTTTGACCACTATGTTTCAAAAGTTTGAAATTTTGAAAAAGGAAGTTGAAGATTTAGTG gataaaaatgaacagaataaagaaaattatgaaGCAATGATGCACCTGAATTATTTTTCCAATGATGATTTGGATGTtttaaaaagagaaaatatatga
- a CDS encoding helicase, which yields MRIRKTWCTLCRENFEDGDDCICCKQCKKKFHRECLQAEGLIDSEQLKDVKNYICYQCMNEEDDTPENEDRCKICREKSSNLILLLCDGCPNSYHVSCLGLQTEPESEKWYCPVCKPEEHKNLDIRRMRKGFAIDNMNGDHVNSSSCYVCQRPGKLLGCDFCPNSFHPTCLPDLDFDNISDQWECPCCKNEDPLLNQGHKRWTKNEIQEIMKKRQKELNFWRSRIIKYRNRFLLAHRKDLQPFVNPKVFANLTKTFKNDFYASKCNNSNKKGGKNDSGKGTKITSINNNSSNNGKKSLNLDSKEFDEYISSLEEEANQNANKFIESVFLSVYHPNGKKIERRPLVDNVQLKPHQEDGVEWLLKSFLTGGAILADEMGLGKTIQTLCFLSYLKCNKIDGPNLIVVPLSTVGNWLREIHRFTPHLTCIKICGSKNERTHAKEDRLAEKGLYDLYVTTYETVKNEEEFFVETIPKWQCIVLDEAHRIKNQGGAIRHSMDRVVGNMRLLLTGTPLQNNSAELFTLINFMFPDIFKNSEIIEQAFINTPSTSGNSNNNNENNGNSGNSGNGGNGGNSSSNYKLNVNIGNIDLKSSIKEEDLKAIRCLLDKIMLRRLKEQAITLPRKIFHDIWLPLGSLSAHWYKRLLDIRSMVEEKVSVKKLLGLVIKMRIICGHPKGIVSRPSQMEKLFGFFEEESEEIKEEVKKDAIKLKNISGEEHIESSSKLIFIDKLLCQLHYENCKYVKNYASNFDKHKKEVAIYHYHKMQEQNQSQKKKREHSGKLKKTEALENSPLFMEIYNKGKLELKPTSKDEDKLKSFMHTVSIDNECPYKKKRCIYDKIKEMVKNKNNAKFNQNNLYSLKNPSKDFSEFHYKENAEPSDDENKTKNGNKTDEDEDEDAEEEEEEEEEENEETGDDECNNYSEKNKKNKKNLKQVFPDEDSNDEKVEKVEKDENVENVEKVEKVEKVEKDENVEKIEKDEKIEQGENKDSEEKTRGLDNLRNESGGINSKNIVTLGKNCKIINIKEFFKSGKEATNGEGKASVSPTEQVSKNENLEKVEADYIKKEYEGDTISTIHLNKSDTEEKMMQIGEIKDEKNEEIEKNNNNNNNNNTISVKKEVTIKLPFTRSNSNNEEGENASKTEAKMHKVLIFTQFQLVLDELEEYCKYRCWKYMRLDGSTNKLIRELDIREFNLSDSIYFIYLISTRAGGLGINLTAANHVIMYDEDWNPFIDLQAIDRAHRIGQKREVNVWKLMTEWTVEERMAFRREQKLKLDKLVVQTQEDEDMLDTFEEKLSSDEIRKLMLHGKAAIQNMDVESTLDLPLEFFIDRGRRKLPIINGIDLEKEEKNTIEQEIKNIKEIGNQLNTNDEENIYVQKENYISDDDGKDNNNNYYDNGIDMDEMLVEETEELLDQGQNNNGLGSFYEDGNNDPNSTNTDAIKQDKEQNGSNNSGTGLISQYSSNNNGGDSTLWRSVRERKKPQNMYTPEYWGRKQEVKQIKHEGRCFICNNTKNYKTIVKDRNNNDIEIDYGDMINCFRCPKTYHKLCEGIKDEVVKKTWTCSWHECCLCFRKSSQCGNLLIHCATCPTSFCYSCFPPDYTRYYVGEEYYHNLRQRGVNFNAQNWVCFLCSKCKAVEEQKKRRKMTKEERENEKQLQKELRSQLHGSKQEEIETKKRKKAQQLERDKFIIENRKRIDALDKKYETQLRNAYENLFPPKFIKELINRIEQAKLLKQKGGTTPDDENNTSKELLSKNQNSKDSDNNNNNNSSSTPKDSINKKKSTTFLHTKLPNKILVLCENCKLPCHANYKYPGNCCYPLELDKSYFYANSSFSQSANNKENKNINGDNIRSGANGSSFGQYQGSSTTLVDKEGSTQKNNFKDDNMNEIGQNGNQIKDEEDEEEDEKEENDKNDKNDKNDKKLSIINEEDEEEKEMNTTGQSNFNNDENSANNNNQKSFHENSNENKNEGNINDNEQCGESPNNNQDNSGKAKTRRFLRAVCSKCGTVQLGKLAHFRKHCDKLTEEEKKEYDDKREKLKQLIELLNTKNIPDEHTEEEYKNMSIFKFKSLYSNFQDKADNILEDCIREMKWDMLISTKKKTVKKEKESKKNNNNNNNGGNGGMGNSSGNSSSRGKSNGEKDGEKRGGNNNISSKSNIAQLLYKNALINSLNKEGKEFIEIISDNMTPEMKELLSRELSSMKGKRKKVINKNTIKSKKIKGNNNEGWDEENNYTIDDVMLNRHNNDKLNELKKISSNNNNNNLNIYHDRLNKDNQNEHFTLDSFNDDFLHKAKEFLRITKKKIINNGFSESTNIGNVLNSGEKDHNTDIEKSIIQNYIKKMKNSLKNNQINSKIINDLNFNKQHHINSYDHRSSSNSRIDVYKNCFDRNNKYHIQGSHSNYRINRGGSGERIKFDVANDHNNSNNNNNNRIFAPKSGIGNKNFHFSDINDFSVDIFNIDKNVKHKDDPVDYDIKKITNTSENTGTNKVHEYILYRKKKSNSKSHHGYDDGNSSNYSGMGKQDNIHNKYDNIENINKSGKINMETQMNIKRSSNSSSDRIKQLNLNDVKSFLINAERN from the exons ATGAGAATAAGAAAAACATGGTGTACATTATGTCGTGAAAATTTTGAAGATGGGGATGATTGTATTTGTTGTAAACaatgtaaaaaaaagtttCATAGAGAATGTTTACAAGCAGAAGGGTTAATAGATTCGGAGCAATTAAAAgatgtaaaaaattatatatgttatcAATGTATGAACGAAGAGGATGATACTCCTGAAAATGAAGATAGATGTAAAATATGTCGTGAAAAATCttcaaatttaattttattattatgtgatGGATGTCCTAATAGTTACCATGTTAGTTGTTTAGGATTACAAACAGAACCCGAATCTGAAAAATGGTATTGTCCAGTATGTAAGCCAGAAGAAcataaaaatttagatatTAGAAGAATGAGAAAAGGATTTGCAATAGATAATATGAATGGAGATCATGTAAATTCTTCAAGTTGTTATGTATGTCAACGACCTGGTAAATTATTAGGATGTGATTTTTGTCCAAATTCTTTTCACCCCACTTGTTTACCAGATCTTGATTTTGATAACATTTCTGATCAATGGGAATGTCCATGTTGTAAAAATGAAGATCCATTACTAAATCAGGGACATAAAAGATGGACTAAAAACGAGATTCaagaaattatgaaaaaaagacaaaaagaATTAAATTTTTGGCGATCtcgaattataaaatatagaaatagaTTTTTATTAGCACATAGAAAAGATTTACAACCATTTGTGAATCCAAAAGTTTTTGCAAATTTAACAAAAACATTTAAGAATGATTTTTATGCTtcaaaatgtaataattcaaataaaaaaggagGAAAAAATGATTCTGGAAAAGGAACCAAAATAACatctattaataataattcctcaaataatggaaaaaaatcTCTTAATTTAGATTCTAAAGAATTTgatgaatatatatcatcattAGAAGAAGAAGCAAATCAAAATGCAAACAAATTTATAGAATCTGTTTTTCTTAGTGTTTATCATCCTAATggtaaaaaaatagaaagaCGACCTCTTGTAGATAATGTACAATTAAAACCTCATCAAGAAGATGGGGTTGAATGGCTATTAAAATCATTTTTAACTGGTGGTGCTATATTAGCAGATGAAATGGGATTAGGAAAAACTATACAAactttatgttttttatcttatttaaaatgtaataaaatagaTGGTCCCAATTTAATTGTTGTTCCATTATCTACTGTTGGTAATTGGCTTCGAGAAATTCATAGATTCACTCCACATCTAACatgtataaaaatttgtGGTTCTAAAAATGAAAGAACCCATGCTAAAGAAGACAGATTAGCAGAAAAAGGGTTATATGATTTATATGTAACTACATATGAAACTGtcaaaaatgaagaagaatTTTTTGTAGAAACTATTCCTAAGTGGCAATGTATCGTTTTAGATGAAGCACATCGAATTAAAAATCAAGGAGGAGCAATAAGACATTCAATGGACAGAGTTGTAGGAAATATGAGATTACTACTTACTGGTACACCTCTTCAAAATAATTCAGCAGAATTATTTacattaattaattttatgtttccagatatttttaaaaattctgAAATCATTGAACAAGCTTTTATTAACACACCATCTACATCTGGAAATtcaaataacaataatgaaaataatggaaatagTGGAAATAGTGGAAATGGTGGGAATGGTGGAAATAGTAGtagtaattataaattaaatgttAATATAGGTAATATAGATTTAAAATCTTCAATTAAAGAAGAAGATTTAAAAGCAATTCGATGTTTATTagataaaataatgttaagACGATTAAAAGAACAAGCTATAACATTACCTCGAAAAATATTTCATGATATATGGTTGCCATTGGGAAGTTTATCAGCACATTGGTATAAAAGATTGTTAGATATTAGATCAATGGTTGAAGAAAAGGTAagtgtaaaaaaattattaggATTAGTTATAAAAATGAGAATAATTTGTGGACATCCAAAAGGAATAGTTAGTAGACCATCACAGATGGAAAAgttatttggattttttGAGGAAGAAAgtgaagaaataaaagaagaaGTTAAAAAAGAtgcaataaaattaaaaaatatatcaggAGAAGAACATATAGAATCTTCTTCAAAATTGAtttttatagataaattattatgtcaATTACATTATGAAAATTgtaaatatgttaaaaattatgcatctaattttgataaacataaaaaagaAGTTGCtatatatcattatcatAAAATGCAAGAACAAAATCaatcacaaaaaaaaaaaagagaacaTAGTGGtaagttaaaaaaaacagaagCTTTAGAAAATTCTCCATTATTtatggaaatatataataaaggtAAATTAGAATTAAAACCAACATCTAAAGATgaagataaattaaaaagttTTATGCATACTGTTTCAATCGATAATGAATGtccatataaaaaaaaaagatgtatatatgataaaataaaagaaatggttaaaaataaaaataatgccaaatttaatcaaaataatttatattctttaaaaaaCCCTTCTAAAGATTTTTCGGAATTTCACTATAAAGAAAATGCAGAACCCAgtgatgatgaaaataaaaccaaaaatggaaataaaacGGATGAAGATGAGGATGAAGATGCGGAAGAGGAGGAGGAAGAGGAAGAggaagaaaatgaagagaCTGGCGATGACGAATGTAATAATTatagtgaaaaaaataaaaaaaataaaaaaaatttaaagcaAGTATTTCCCGATGAGGACAGCAATGACGAAAAGGTTGAAAAGGTTGAAAAGGATGAAAATGTGGAAAATGTGGAAAAAGTCGAAAAGGTTGAAAAGGttgaaaaagatgaaaatgtggaaaaaattgaaaaagatgaaaaaattgAGCAGGGCGAAAATAAAGATTCTGAAGAAAAGACCCGAGGTTTAGATAATTTGAGAAACGAAAGTGGAGGGATAAATAGTAAAAACATAGTTACATTAggaaaaaattgtaaaattataaatataaaagaattttttaaaagtgGAAAAGAAGCAACTAATGGTGAAGGAAAAGCAAGTGTAAGCCCAACAGAACAAGTATCTAAGAatgaaaatttagaaaaGGTAGAAGCAGATTACATTAAAAAAGAATACGAAGGAGATACTATAAGTACAatacatttaaataaaagTGATACTGAAGAGAAAATGATGCAAATAGGAGaaataaaagatgaaaaaaatgaagaaatagaaaaaaataataataataataataataataatacaattagTGTAAAAAAAGAAGTAACTATTAAACTTCCTTTTACAAGATCAAATTCTAATAATGAAGAAGGAGAGAATGCATCTAAAACTGAAGCTAAAATGCATaaagttttaatttttactCAATTTCAATTAGTATTAGATGAATTAGAAGAATATTGTAAATATAGATGTTGGAAATATATGAGATTAGATGGTTCAACgaataaattaataagaGAATTAGATATTAGagaatttaatttatctgATAGtatctattttatatatttaattagtacTAGAGCAGGTGGTTTAGGTATTAACTTAACAGCTGCAAATCATGTTATTATGTATGATGAAGATTGGAACCCTTTTATAGATCTTCAAGCTATTGATAGGGCACATCGTATTGGACAAAAAAGAGAAGTAAATGTTTGGAAATTAATGACAGAATGGACAGTTGAGGAAAGAATGGCATTTAGAAGagaacaaaaattaaaattagaTAAATTAGTTGTTCAAACACAAGAAGATGAAGACATGTTAGATACTTTTGAAGAAAAATTATCATCAGATGAAATTCGTAAATTAATGTTACATGGAAAAGCTGCAATACAAAATATGGATGTTGAAAGTACTCTTGATTTACCACTTGAATTTTTTATAGATAGAGGTCGAAGAAAATTACCAATTATTAATGGTATTGAtttagaaaaagaagaaaaaaatacaattgagcaagaaattaaaaatataaaagagaTAGGGAATCAACTTAATAcaaatgatgaagaaaatatttatgtacaaaaggaaaattatattaGTGATGATGATGgtaaagataataataataattattatgataatgGAATTGATATGGATGAAATGTTAGTAGAAGAAACAGAAGAATTACTTGATCAAggtcaaaataataatggatTGGGTTCTTTTTATGAAGATGGTAATAATGATCCTAATTCTACAAATACAGATGCAATTAAACAAGATAAAGAACAGAATGGAAGTAATAATTCTGGAACTGGATTAATATCACAATATTCatcaaataataatggaGGTGATTCTACATTATGGAGATCAGTTAGAGAACGAAAAAAACCACAAAATATGTATACCCCAGAATATTGGGGAAGAAAACAAGAagttaaacaaataaaacatGAAGGTAGATgttttatatgtaataatacaaaaaattataaaacaatTGTAAAAGATcgaaataataatgatattgAAATTGATTATGGTGATATGATAAATTGTTTTAGATGCCCTAAAACATATCATAAATTATGTGAAGGAATAAAAGATGAAGTTGTTAAAAAAACATGGACATGTAGTTGGCATGAATGTTGTTTATGTTTTAGAAAATCTTCTCAATGtggaaatttattaatacattGTGCTACATGCCCTACAAGTTTTTGTTATAGTTGTTTTCCACCAGATTATACACGATATTATGTTGGTGAAgaatattatcataatttaaGACAAAGAGGTGTTAATTTTAATGCACAAAATTGGGTATGTTTTTTATGTTCTAAATGTAAAGCCGTTgaagaacaaaaaaaacgaaGAAAAATGACAAAAGAAGAAagagaaaatgaaaaacaatTACAAAAAGAATTAAGAAGTCAATTACATGGTAGTAAACAAGAAGAAattgaaacaaaaaaaagaaaaaaagcaCAACAATTAGAAAgagataaatttattatagaAAATAGAAAACGTATTGATGCTTtggataaaaaatatgaaaccCAATTAAGAAATGcatatgaaaatttatttcctccaaaatttattaaagaATTAATTAACAGAATTGAGCAAGCTAAgcttttaaaacaaaaaggTGGTACAACACCcgatgatgaaaataatacatcTAAAGAATTGTTAtcaaaaaatcaaaattcaAAAGATtcagataataataataataataatagtagtagTACACCAAAAGattcaataaataaaaaaaaatcaacaaCATTTTTACATACTAAATTaccaaataaaattttagtTTTATGTGAAAATTGTAAATTGCCATGTCatgcaaattataaatatccaGGAAATTGTTGTTATCCTTTAGAATTGgataaatcatatttttatgcaaATTCCTCATTTAGTCAGTCAgcaaataataaagaaaataaaaatataaatggagACAATATAAGATCTGGTGCTAACGGGTCAAGTTTTGGTCAATATCAGGGTTCTTCTACTACATTGGTGGATAAAGAAGGTTCaactcaaaaaaataattttaaagatGATAATATGAATGAAATTGGTCAGAATGGGAACCAAATAAAAGATGAAGAGGATGAGGAAGAGGACGAAAAGGAAGAGAATGATAAGAATGATAagaatgataaaaatgataaaaaattatctattataaatgaagaagacgaagaagaaaaagaaatgaatACGACTGGCCAAtctaattttaataatgatgaaaactcagctaataataataaccaAAAAAGTTTTCATGAAAATagtaatgaaaataaaaatgaaggaaatataaatgataatgaaCAATGTGGTGAATCACCAAATAATAATCAAGACAATAGTGGAAAAGCCAAAACAAGACGATTTTTAAGAGCTGTTTGTTCAAAATGTGGAACAGTTCAACTTGGTAAATTAGCTCATTTTAGAAAACATTGTGATAAATTAACTgaggaagaaaaaaaagaatatgatgataaaagagaaaaattaaaacaattaatcGAATTGCTtaacacaaaaaatataccTGATGAACATACAGAAgaggaatataaaaatatgtcaatttttaaatttaaaagttTGTATAGTAATTTTCAAGATAAAGCAGATAACATTTTAGAGGATTGTATTCGTGAAATGAAATGGGATATGCTTATatctacaaaaaaaaaaacagtaaaaaaagaaaaagaaagtaaaaaaaataataataataataacaatggtGGAAATGGAGGAATGGGAAATAGTAGTGGTAACAGTAGTAGTAGAGGAAAAAGTAATGGAGAAAAAGATGGAGAGAAAAGAGgaggaaataataatatatcttcAAAATCTAATATAgcacaattattatataaaaatgcatTGATcaattcattaaataaagaaggAAAAGAATTTATTGAAATTATTAGTGATAATATGACACCCGAAATGAAAGAACTGTTAAGTCGAGAATTATCATCTATGaaaggaaaaagaaaaaaagttataaatAAGAATACtataaaaagtaaaaaaattaaaggaaataataatgaaggatgggatgaagaaaataattatacaatAGATGATGTAATGTTAAATCGacataataatgataaattaaatgaattaaaaaaaataagttctaataataataataataatttaaatatatatcatgaTAGGTTGAATAAAGATAATCAAAATGAACATTTTACATTAGATTCTTTTAATGATGATTTTTTGCATAAAGCTAAAGAATTTTTAagaattacaaaaaaaaaaataattaataatggATTTTCTGAATCCACAAATATAGGAAATGTATTAAATTCAGGAGAAAAAGATCATAATACAGATATTGAAAAATCaattattcaaaattatataaaaaaaatgaaaaattcattaaaaaataatcaaattaattctaaaattataaatgatttaaattttaataaacaacatcatataaatagttatgATCATAGATCAAGTTCAAATTCAAGAATTGATGTTTACAAAAATTGTTTTgatagaaataataaatatcataTTCAAGGCTCTCATAGTAATTATCGAATTAATCGAGGAGGTAGTGGAGAGCGCATCAAATTTGATGTTGCCAATGATCacaataatagtaataataataataacaatagaatATTTGCTCCAAAATCGGGGataggaaataaaaatttccACTTTTCAGATATAAACGACTTTAGCGTTGACATATTTAACATCGACAAGAACGTTAAGCACAAAG ATGACCCTGTGGATTAcgacataaaaaaaataacaaacaCATCAGAAAATACCGGAACAAATAAAGTACacgaatatatattatatcgaaaaaaaaaaagtaacaGTAAAAGTCATCATGGATATGATGATGGTAACAGTTCTAATTATAGCGGTATGGGTAAACAggataatatacataataaatatgataatattgaaaatataaacaaaagtggaaaaataaatatggaaacacaaatgaatataaaaagatCTTCAAATTCATCAAGTGATAGaataaaacaattaaatCTGAATGATGTTAAAagttttttaataaatgctGAAAGAAACTAA
- a CDS encoding N-acetylglucosaminyl-phosphatidylinositol de-N-acetylase, putative, which translates to MNHITVKSITLLVVGIGYGLIHYYLNFKKKKLINLLTEGNICIVVAHPDDEIMFFLPTLKLLFNNKNKTEIFILSLSNGNYYGIGKVREKEFTKVWSYLGGHPNNYKIIDDPNMQDGWNPWNEQYVSKVLSKFCSKRNIKKILTFDEYGVSGHPNHISVYKGAQILAKSKNIQLFSLHSTNLIQKYLGVLSFPFIFHKSLLSVSFNPFSLLRLMFLYRSQFVFHRVLFCLFSQYAYYNTYVLHEDT; encoded by the exons atGAATCATATAACGGTTAAAAGTATAACCTTATTGGTGGTAGGAATAGGTTATGGATTGATACATTATTACTTaaattttaagaaaaaaaaattaataaatttattaacagAAGGAAATATTTGTATAGTTGTTGCTCATCCAGATGATGAAATTATGTTTTTCTTACCAACcttaaaattgttatttaataataaaaataaaactgaaatttttattttatctctTTCTAATGGTAATTATTATGGTATCGGAAAAGTACGAGAAAAAGAATTTACGAAAGTTTGGTCATATTTAGGAGGGCAtccaaataattataaaataattgatGATCCAAATATGCAAGATGGTTGGAACCCATGGAATGAACAATATGTTTCTAAagttttatcaaaattttgttctaaacgtaatataaaaaag attTTAACATTTGATGAATATGGTGTTTCAGGCCATCCAAATCATATAAGTGTTTATAAAGGCGCACA GATATTGGCCAAATCAAAGAACATACAATTGTTTTCCCTACATTCAACGAatttaatacaaaaatatttggGAGTCTTATCttttccttttatttttcacaaGAG tCTTTTATCGGTATCATTCAACCCTTTTTCGTTATTGAG ATTAATGTTCTTATACAGATCACAGTTCGTTTTCCATAGAGTCTTATTCTGCCTTTTTTCCCa ATATGCCTATTATAATACTTATGTCTTGCATGAAGATACTTAA